One genomic window of Quercus lobata isolate SW786 chromosome 9, ValleyOak3.0 Primary Assembly, whole genome shotgun sequence includes the following:
- the LOC115960405 gene encoding probable leucine-rich repeat receptor-like protein kinase At5g63930 — translation MGFTAFLFCLLVMVTYTTWVCVCANPELTALMDMKAALDPQNQYLSSWTINGNPCDGSFEGVACNERGQVANISLQGKGLSGKLSPAIEGLKHLSGLYLHYNSLYGEVPREMANLTELSELYLNMNNLSGEIPPEIGNMAGLQVLQLCYNQFTGSVPTQLGSLMKLSVLALQSNQLTGAIPASLGNLGMLVRLDLSFNHLFGSIPTKLADAPLLEVIDIRNNTLSGSVPPALKRLSGGFLFENNLGLCGVGFSSLKACNASDHVNPSLPEPYGPGSTNLPTRDIPETANVRLPCNQTQCSNPSKSSRASVAVGVIVVTIALSAIGILAFTQYRRRKQKLGTTFDISDNRLSTDQAKGVYRKNGSPLINLEYSSGWDPLADGRNFTGFVQEVFQSFMFNLEEVETATQYFSEMNLLGKSNFSATYKGILRDGSVVAIKSISKSSCKSEESEFLKGLNILTSLRHENLVRLRGFCCSRGRGECFLVYDFVPNGNLLRYLDVKDGDGHVLEWSTRVSIVKGIAKGIAYLHSSKVNKPALVHQNISAEKVLIDQRFNPLLSESGLHKLLTNDVVFSALKGSAAMGYLAPEYTNTGRFTEKSDVYAFGVLVFQVLSGKRKVTNSIRLGAESGRVQDFIDPNLHDRFFEYEATKLARIALLCTLESSMERPSMEAVVQELGNCSSCL, via the exons atgggttTCACAGCATTTCTCTTCTGTCTTCTGGTTATGGTCACATACACAACATGGGTCTGTGTCTGTGCAAACCCAGAGCTGACAGCACTGATGGACATGAAAGCAGCTTTGGACCCACAGAACCAGTACCTATCTTCATGGACCATCAATGGCAACCCATGTGATGGTTCCTTTGAAGGTGTGGCTTGCAATGAGAGAGGTCAAGTGGCCAACATTTCATTGCAGGGAAAAGGGCTCTCAGGCAAGCTTTCTCCAGCTATTGAAGGGCTGAAGCACTTGTCAGGGCTGTACTTGCATTATAACTCTCTGTATGGAGAGGTACCAAGAGAAATGGCAAACTTGACTGAGCTCAGTGAATTGTATCTGAATATGAATAATCTCTCTGGGGAGATACCTCCTGAGATTGGAAACATGGCTGGTTTACAAG TATTGCAACTTTGTTATAACCAGTTCACTGGAAGTGTACCTACACAGCTGGGTTCTCTGATGAAGCTTAGTGTTCTTGCATTGCAATCTAACCAACTGACCGGAGCAATCCCTGCAAGTTTAGGAAATTTGGGAATGTTAGTGAGGCTTGATTTGAGTTTCAATCACCTCTTTGGTTCAATTCCCACAAAATTAGCTGATGCCCCTTTGCTTGAAGTGATAGACATTCGAAACAATACTCTCTCTGGCAGTGTACCTCCTG CTCTGAAGAGATTGAGTGGAGGATTTCTTTTCGAAAACAACCTTGGTTTATGTGGGGTTGGGTTTTCATCATTGAAAGCTTGTAATGCTTCAGATCATGTCAATCCAAGTCTGCCTGAACCCTATGGACCGGGATCAACCAATCTGCCAACAAGAGATATCCCTGAAACAGCAAATGTCCGGTTGCCCTGCAACCAAACTCAGTGCTCAAATCCTTCAAAATCGTCACGGGCTTCTGTTGCTGTTGGTGTAATTGTGGTAACAATTGCATTATCAGCCATAGGAATTCTGGCCTTCACTCAATATCGCCGGAGGAAACAGAAGCTTGGCACTACATTTGATATTTCTGATAACCGCCTAAGTACTGACCAGGCCAAAGGGGTTTACAGGAAGAATGGCTCTCCTCTCATCAACCTTGAGTATTCTAGTGGATGGGACCCTTTAGCTGATGGCCGAAATTTTACTGGGTTTGTGCAAGAAGTCTTCCAGAGCTTTATGTTCAATTTGGAAGAGGTGGAGACAGCTACGCAGTACTTCTCAGAGATGAATTTGTTGGGTAAGAGTAACTTTTCTGCAACTTACAAAGGTATTTTAAGAGATGGGTCGGTTGTTGCTATCAAAAGCATCAGCAAGAGTAGTTGTAAGTCAGAGGAATCTGAGTTCTTGAAGGGATTAAATATTTTGACCTCATTGAGGCATGAGAATTTGGTGAGGTTGAGAGGATTTTGTTGTTCAAGGGGCCGTGGTGAGTGCTTTCTTGTCTATGATTTTGTTCCTAATGGGAATCTGCTGCGCTATCTTGATGTAAAGGATGGTGATGGCCATGTTCTTGAATGGTCAACTAGAGTTTCCATCGTGAAGGGTATTGCCAAAG GTATAGCATATTTACACAGTTCCAAAGTGAACAAGCCCGCTCTTGTTCACCAAAACATTTCAGCTGAGAAGGTGCTCATTGATCAGCGATTCAACCCTTTGCTCTCAGAGTCCGGCCTACACAAGCTTCTAACCAATGATGTTGTCTTCTCAGCACTCAAGGGAAGTGCTGCAATGGGTTATCTAGCTCCTGAATACACAAATACCGGTAGATTCACGGAGAAAAGTGATGTATATGCATTTGGGGTTCTCGTTTTCCAAGTCCTCTCAGGAAAGCGGAAAGTCACTAACTCAATACGACTTGGTGCAGAGTCTGGCAGAGTTCAAGATTTTATCGACCCAAACCTTCATGACCGGTTCTTTGAATATGAAGCAACCAAGCTTGCAAGAATTGCTTTGCTTTGCACACTCGAGTCCTCAATGGAGAGGCCATCCATGGAAGCTGTTGTTCAAGAATTGGGCAACTGTAGCAGTTGCCTTTGA
- the LOC115961337 gene encoding uncharacterized protein LOC115961337, giving the protein MIHTKNCFLSREEEEKLECSNKKVKNVRHAGFPTRPEARPRSSGVVESPKVAEASFKDKLLGEIPGAYNHAFAFDESMDTDIDSDEEVEELREGFTAVKLSKDVKHRIRVAWASSFIAKVYGRAVGFNYIQTKLTALWKPTGRLDIIDLGKEFFLTQFSCKEDHDMVLRRGPWFIGDHFLSIRPWEPTFKPSMASVSTIAVWIRLNELPIEYYEVEVLQQLGNSIGKVLQIDTHTATETRGRFARLCVQVDIDKPSVTTILVGGDEPTPSEQEDKYGPWLVVSKKRQRNKTTRGALEGGTFSHLRVSGGMACLQVGPREVSPTGQVHWNKTFMTTGSRPANKDDGPVNMDCSSTSPSHINMMIVGQFNSGTSLSLAHSPSVKGKKGIARGKAPLSSNGSAANLTGSAANLTNIHNHNSTPLLPKSYSDGASHNSEFTFLAKSDLVHQSGSSRKGQPVVMFKKMGWNLKEQEEPLPPVDDYPLPLISFITNIIVWNSRGALKPSFQSHIRELVRVYDLDVFVVIMPWVIAGDFNEPLFSANKLGGRDVNIRRSLLLKDCLDICNMIDLGFSGSRFTWTNCKDAPILIQGRIERFFVNPDWCTLYPEAKVSHLTRCHSDHCLVLMETRPSKWSRPIGPFKFQSFWLSDPSFPRVVQQAWSQGHHL; this is encoded by the exons ATGATCCATACGAAAAACTGTTTTCTCTctagagaagaggaagaaaagctCGAATGTAGCAACAAGAAGGTGAAGAATGTCCGTCATGCTGGCTTCCCTACAAGGCCGGAGGCAAGGCCTAGGTCCTCGGGGGTGGTGGAAAGTCCTAAGGTAGCGGAAGCTTCATTCAAGGATAAGCTTTTGGGGGAGATACCAGGAGCATATAACCACGCGTTTGCCTTTGATGAGAGCATGGATACAGATATAGACTCCGATGAAGAGGTTGAAGAACTTAGAGAAGGGTTCACTGCAGTAAAGCTCTCCAAGGACGTTAAGCATCGTATTAGAGTAGCCTGGGCGAGTTCCTTTATTGCCAAAGTTTATGGTCGAGCCGTGGGCTTTAACTATATTCAAACAAAACTCACTGCGCTCTGGAAACCAACCGGCAGACTGGATATCATTGATCTTGGAAAGGAGTTTTTTCTCACGCAATTCAGCTGCAAGGAGGATCATGATATGGTTCTTAGGAGAGGTCCATGGTTCATCGGGGATCATTTTCTCTCGATACGGCCTTGGGAGCCCACTTTTAAGCCATCAATGGCGAGTGTGTCCACCATTGCCGTGTGGATCCGACTTAATGAGCTTCCTATTGAATATTATGAAGTTGAGGTTCTCCAACAACTGGGAAACTCCATTGGGAAGGTTTTGCAGATAGATACTCACACAGCAACAGAAACAAGGGGCCGCTTTGCGAGACTCTGCGTTCAGGTGGATATTGACAAGCCGTCAGTCACCACAATCCTGGTTGGAG GGGATGAACCCACACCCTCTGAGCAAGAGGACAAATACGGTCCTTGGTTGGTGGTATCCAAAAAACGACAGCGTAACAAGACCACGAGGGGAGCGCTTGAAGGGGGTACGTTTAGCCATCTCAGAGTAAGTGGTGGTATGGCATGCCTCCAAGTGGGGCCAAGGGAGGTCAGTCCAACTGGCCAAGTTCATTGGAACAAAACCTTCATGACTACGGGCTCTAGGCCAGCAAACAAGGACGATGGGCCAGTGAATATGGACTGTTCTTCTACAAGCCCATCTCACATTAATATGATGATTGTAGGCCAATTTAATAGTGGTACGTCCCTATCCCTGGCCCATAGCCCGTCGGTCAAGGGCAAAAAAGGCATTGCACGTGGTAAGGCACCTTTATCGTCTAATGGTTCAGCCGCAAATCTCACTGGTTCAGCCGCAAATCTCACTAACATTCATAACCACAATTCTACTCCTCTATTACCGAAAAGCTACAGTGATGGAGCAAGTCACAATAGCGAGTTCACTTTCTTGGCAAAGAGCGACTTGGTGCATCAATCTGGAAGTTCAA GGAAGGGCCAACCAGTGGTGATGTTCAAGAAGATGGGATGGAATTTGAAGGAGCAAGAGGAGCCTTTACCTCCTGTTGACGATTATCCTCTTCCCCTCATATCTTTTATCACGAATATCATCGTTTGGAATAGTAGGGGTGCCTTAAAACCCAGTTTTCAAAGTCATATTAGGGAGCTAGTTCGTGTTTATGATCTTGATGTGTTTGTGGTTAT CATGCCCTGGGTTATTGCAGGGGATTTTAATGAGCCTCTTTTTAGTGCTAATAAGTTAGGAGGAAGGGATGTCAACATTAGGAGATCACTACTTCTAAAGGATTGCCTGGACATATGTAATATGATTGATCTAGGGTTCTCAGGTTCAAGGTTTACTTGGACTAATTGCAAAGATGCTCCCATTCTCATCCAAGGGAGAATAGAGAGATTCTTCGTTAATCCTGATTGGTGCACTCTCTACCCTGAAGCTAAAGTTTCCCACTTAACCAGGTGCCATTCGGATCATTGTTTGGTTCTTATGGAAACCAGACCTTCTAAGTGGTCTAGACCAATTGGGCCATTCAAGTTTCAGAGTTTTTGGCTTTCAGACCCCTCCTTTCCCAGGGTTGTCCAGCAAGCTTGGAGTCAGGGCCATCACCTTTAG